The following are from one region of the Variovorax sp. V213 genome:
- the nuoG gene encoding NADH-quinone oxidoreductase subunit NuoG, with amino-acid sequence MVEIELDGKKVEVTEGSMVMHAADKAGTYIPHFCYHKKLSIAANCRMCLVDVEKAPKPMPACATPVTQGMIVRTKSEKAIKAQQSVMEFLLINHPLDCPICDQGGECQLQDLAVGYGGSSSRYEEEKRVVFHKDVGPLISMEEMSRCIHCTRCVRFGQEVAGVMELGMTQRGEHSEIETFLGDSVDSELSGNMIDICPVGALTSKPFRYSARTWELSRRKSVSPHDSTGANLIVQVKNNRVMRVVPLENEDVNECWIADRDRFSYEGLNGPERLTQPMLKQGGQWHQVDWQTALEYVANGLKQIKADHGAQSIGTLASPHSTLEELQLAAMLTRELGSDNIDYRLRNAEFTAFEGVRWLGTSIASLTQLQRALVVGSNLRKDHPLFAQRIRQAVRKGAALSVITSASLMADREAWAISVAQSTIVEADQWVEALAAVAAAIGQTNGAAAPLAPKNAPDAAAQAIAASLLSGERKAILLGNAAAHHAQASSLLALANWIGAQTGATVGYLTEAANTVGAQLVGAFPKNGGLDAGRMLAAGSGLKAVLLLNTEPVFDSAAGAAAADVIGNAQMVVTLSPFKANLEFSDVLLPIAPFTETPGTFVNAEGRLQSFHAVVKPQGEARPAWKVLRVLANLLGLPGFAFESTADVLRTIGDNGAVPADVLRNTTAAKAVASTGAVPAPVVASIYRLDSIVRRAPSLQLTADARNALAAPARAEEALA; translated from the coding sequence ATGGTTGAAATCGAACTCGACGGCAAGAAGGTCGAAGTGACCGAAGGCAGCATGGTGATGCATGCGGCCGACAAGGCGGGCACCTACATCCCGCACTTCTGCTATCACAAGAAGCTCAGCATCGCGGCCAACTGCCGCATGTGCCTGGTCGACGTGGAAAAAGCGCCCAAGCCGATGCCGGCCTGCGCCACGCCCGTCACGCAGGGCATGATCGTTCGCACCAAGAGCGAAAAGGCCATCAAGGCGCAGCAGTCGGTCATGGAGTTCCTCCTGATCAACCACCCGCTGGATTGCCCCATTTGCGACCAGGGCGGCGAATGCCAGCTGCAAGACCTGGCCGTGGGCTACGGCGGTTCTTCTTCGCGCTACGAAGAAGAAAAACGCGTCGTCTTCCACAAGGACGTCGGCCCGCTGATCAGCATGGAAGAAATGAGCCGCTGCATCCATTGCACGCGCTGCGTCCGCTTCGGCCAGGAAGTGGCCGGCGTGATGGAGCTCGGCATGACGCAACGTGGCGAGCACTCCGAAATCGAAACCTTCCTCGGCGATTCGGTCGACTCCGAACTGTCGGGCAACATGATCGACATCTGCCCGGTCGGCGCGCTCACGAGCAAGCCGTTCCGCTACAGCGCCCGCACCTGGGAGCTGTCGCGCCGCAAGTCGGTGAGCCCGCACGACTCCACCGGCGCCAACCTGATCGTCCAGGTCAAGAACAACCGCGTGATGCGCGTGGTGCCGCTCGAGAACGAAGACGTCAACGAGTGCTGGATTGCCGACCGCGACCGCTTCTCCTACGAAGGGCTCAACGGCCCGGAACGCCTCACGCAGCCCATGCTCAAGCAGGGCGGCCAATGGCACCAGGTCGACTGGCAGACCGCGCTCGAATACGTGGCCAACGGCCTGAAGCAGATCAAGGCTGACCACGGCGCGCAGAGCATCGGCACGCTGGCGAGCCCGCACAGCACGCTCGAAGAGCTGCAGCTTGCCGCCATGCTCACGCGTGAACTCGGCAGCGACAACATCGACTACCGCCTGCGCAACGCCGAATTCACGGCGTTCGAAGGCGTGCGCTGGCTCGGCACCTCGATCGCATCGCTCACGCAGCTGCAGCGCGCGCTGGTCGTCGGTTCGAACCTGCGCAAGGACCACCCGCTGTTCGCGCAGCGCATCCGCCAGGCCGTGCGAAAGGGCGCCGCGCTGTCGGTGATCACCTCGGCCAGCCTGATGGCCGACCGCGAAGCCTGGGCCATCAGCGTGGCGCAATCGACGATCGTCGAAGCCGACCAGTGGGTCGAAGCGCTGGCCGCTGTTGCCGCGGCCATCGGCCAGACCAACGGCGCCGCTGCGCCTCTGGCACCGAAGAATGCACCGGATGCCGCCGCGCAGGCCATCGCAGCTTCGCTGCTGAGCGGCGAGCGCAAGGCCATCCTGCTCGGCAATGCCGCCGCCCACCACGCGCAAGCCAGCAGCCTGCTGGCCCTCGCGAACTGGATCGGCGCGCAGACCGGCGCCACCGTCGGCTACCTGACCGAAGCCGCCAACACCGTGGGCGCGCAACTCGTCGGCGCGTTCCCGAAGAACGGCGGCCTCGATGCCGGCCGCATGCTGGCGGCGGGTTCCGGCCTCAAGGCGGTGCTGCTGCTCAATACCGAGCCGGTGTTCGACTCGGCCGCGGGCGCCGCAGCCGCCGATGTCATCGGCAATGCGCAAATGGTCGTCACGCTGAGCCCCTTCAAGGCCAACCTCGAGTTCAGCGACGTGCTGCTGCCCATCGCGCCGTTCACCGAAACGCCGGGCACCTTCGTCAATGCCGAAGGCCGCCTGCAAAGCTTCCATGCCGTCGTGAAGCCGCAAGGCGAAGCGCGCCCGGCCTGGAAGGTGCTGCGCGTGCTCGCCAACCTGCTCGGCCTGCCGGGCTTTGCTTTCGAATCGACCGCCGACGTGCTGCGCACCATCGGCGACAACGGCGCCGTGCCGGCCGATGTGCTCCGCAATACGACCGCCGCAAAGGCCGTGGCTTCCACGGGTGCGGTTCCCGCACCCGTGGTCGCGAGCATCTACCGGCTCGACTCGATCGTGCGCCGCGCACCGTCGCTGCAACTTACCGCCGATGCGCGCAACGCATTGGCAGCACCGGCCCGTGCCGAGGAGGCATTGGCATGA
- the nuoH gene encoding NADH-quinone oxidoreductase subunit NuoH, which yields MIDSLHAFGQGLVHAGWWTAAAWPVIWTLIKIIVVVLPLMGAVAYLTLWERKAIGFTQIRIGPNRIGPLGLLQPIADALKLLTKEIILPTVANKGLFLLGPIMTIMPALAAWAVIPFGPDVALANINAGLLFVMAITSLEVYGVIIAGWASNSKYAFLGALRASAQMVSYEIAMGFCFVVVLMVSASLNMTDIVTGQGKGTFASMGIGFLSWNWLSLLPIFVVYFISGLAETNRHPFDVVEGESEIVAGHMIEYSGMSFAMFFLAEYANMWLVSILCVVLFLGGWLPPFEFLSFIPGWIWLGAKTFCVVTMFLWVRSTFPRFRYDQIMRLGWKIFIPVTLVWLVVVGAWMQTPFNIWK from the coding sequence ATGATCGATTCACTGCATGCTTTCGGCCAGGGCTTGGTCCATGCGGGCTGGTGGACAGCCGCGGCCTGGCCCGTGATCTGGACGCTGATCAAGATCATCGTGGTCGTGCTTCCGCTGATGGGGGCCGTGGCCTACCTCACGCTGTGGGAGCGCAAGGCCATCGGCTTCACGCAGATCCGCATCGGCCCGAACCGCATCGGGCCGCTGGGCCTGCTGCAGCCCATCGCCGACGCGCTCAAGCTGCTGACCAAGGAAATCATTCTTCCGACGGTCGCCAACAAGGGCCTGTTCCTGCTGGGCCCGATCATGACCATCATGCCGGCGCTCGCCGCATGGGCCGTGATTCCCTTCGGTCCCGATGTGGCGCTGGCCAACATCAACGCCGGCCTGCTGTTCGTGATGGCCATCACCTCGCTCGAGGTCTACGGCGTGATCATCGCGGGCTGGGCTTCCAACTCGAAGTACGCCTTCCTTGGCGCGCTGCGCGCCTCGGCGCAGATGGTGAGCTACGAAATCGCGATGGGCTTCTGCTTCGTCGTGGTGCTGATGGTCTCGGCCAGCCTGAACATGACCGACATCGTGACAGGGCAGGGCAAGGGCACGTTCGCATCGATGGGCATCGGGTTCCTGTCGTGGAACTGGCTGTCGCTGCTGCCGATCTTCGTCGTCTACTTCATCTCGGGCCTGGCTGAAACCAACCGCCACCCCTTCGACGTGGTCGAAGGCGAGTCCGAAATCGTCGCGGGCCACATGATCGAGTACTCGGGCATGAGCTTTGCCATGTTCTTCCTGGCCGAGTACGCCAACATGTGGCTGGTCTCGATCCTGTGCGTGGTGCTGTTCCTCGGCGGATGGCTGCCGCCGTTCGAGTTCCTGAGCTTCATCCCCGGTTGGATCTGGCTCGGTGCCAAGACCTTCTGCGTGGTCACCATGTTCCTGTGGGTTCGCTCGACGTTCCCGCGCTTCCGCTACGACCAGATCATGCGTCTGGGCTGGAAGATCTTCATCCCGGTCACGCTCGTGTGGCTGGTCGTGGTCGGTGCCTGGATGCAGACCCCGTTCAACATCTGGAAATAA
- the nuoI gene encoding NADH-quinone oxidoreductase subunit NuoI, with product MSAAHTATTSAPFSLKDFLGSFMLFELFKGLAITGKYAFARKITVQFPEEKTPLSPRFRGLHALRRYENGEERCIACKLCEAVCPALAITIESDVRDDGSRRTTRYDIDLTKCIFCGFCEESCPVDSIVETHIFEYHGEKRGDLYFTKDMLLAVGDRYEKEIAANKAADAKYR from the coding sequence ATGTCTGCTGCGCATACCGCAACAACGTCCGCTCCGTTCTCGCTCAAGGATTTTTTGGGCAGCTTCATGCTGTTCGAACTGTTCAAGGGTCTTGCCATCACCGGCAAGTACGCCTTCGCCCGCAAGATCACGGTGCAGTTTCCCGAAGAAAAAACGCCGCTTTCGCCGCGCTTTCGCGGCCTGCACGCGCTGCGCCGCTATGAAAACGGCGAAGAGCGCTGCATTGCCTGCAAGCTCTGCGAAGCCGTGTGCCCGGCGCTCGCCATCACCATCGAATCCGATGTGCGCGACGACGGCTCGCGCCGCACCACGCGCTACGACATCGACTTGACCAAGTGCATCTTCTGCGGTTTCTGCGAAGAGAGCTGCCCGGTCGACTCGATCGTCGAGACCCACATCTTCGAATACCACGGCGAAAAGCGCGGCGACCTGTACTTCACCAAGGACATGCTGCTGGCCGTGGGCGACCGCTACGAAAAAGAAATTGCAGCGAACAAGGCGGCCGACGCCAAGTACCGCTGA
- a CDS encoding NADH-quinone oxidoreductase subunit J, with the protein MDVKTGLFYLFAVVLLFAAFRVITARNPVYAALYLVLAFFQASAIWLLLRAEFLAIALVLVYVGAVMVLFLFVVMMLDINVDGLRQGFWKHFPLAAGVGALIALEMAAVLMGGFRLGEAPRAMAITSPNSSNTLELGKLLYSEYLYPLEIAAVILLVAIVAAIALTLRTRKDSKYVNPSDQVRVKARDRVRIVQMAVTRAAEPVVEAPADAAAAKENKA; encoded by the coding sequence ATGGACGTCAAGACCGGTCTGTTCTATCTGTTTGCCGTGGTGCTGCTGTTTGCAGCCTTCCGCGTCATCACCGCCCGCAATCCCGTATACGCCGCGCTGTACCTGGTGCTGGCCTTCTTCCAGGCCTCGGCGATCTGGCTTTTGCTGCGCGCCGAGTTTTTGGCGATCGCGCTCGTGCTCGTCTATGTCGGGGCGGTGATGGTGCTGTTCCTGTTCGTCGTGATGATGCTGGACATCAACGTCGACGGCCTGCGGCAGGGCTTCTGGAAGCACTTTCCGCTGGCTGCCGGCGTGGGCGCGCTCATCGCGCTCGAAATGGCCGCGGTGCTGATGGGCGGCTTTCGCCTCGGTGAAGCGCCGCGCGCCATGGCGATCACCTCTCCCAACAGCTCGAACACGCTCGAACTCGGCAAGCTGCTGTATTCCGAATACCTCTATCCGCTGGAAATTGCCGCGGTCATCCTGCTCGTGGCCATCGTGGCCGCCATTGCACTGACGCTGCGCACCCGCAAGGACAGCAAGTACGTCAACCCGTCGGACCAGGTGCGCGTGAAGGCACGCGACCGCGTTCGCATCGTGCAGATGGCGGTCACGCGCGCCGCCGAGCCCGTGGTGGAAGCACCCGCCGACGCCGCAGCGGCAAAGGAAAACAAGGCATGA
- the nuoK gene encoding NADH-quinone oxidoreductase subunit NuoK, which translates to MTLTLGHFLSLGAMLFALSVIGIFLNRKNLIVLLMAIELMLLAVNMNFVAFSYYLGDMHGQIFVFFILTVAAAESAIGLALLVLLFRNKSNINVDELNSLKG; encoded by the coding sequence ATGACGCTCACGCTCGGACACTTTCTATCGCTCGGCGCCATGCTCTTTGCGCTCTCGGTGATCGGCATTTTCCTGAACCGCAAGAACCTCATCGTGCTGCTGATGGCCATCGAGCTGATGCTGCTCGCGGTGAACATGAACTTCGTGGCGTTCTCGTACTACCTGGGCGACATGCACGGCCAGATCTTCGTGTTCTTTATCCTGACGGTGGCCGCGGCCGAATCGGCCATCGGCCTTGCGCTGCTGGTCTTGTTGTTCCGCAACAAGTCCAACATCAACGTCGACGAACTCAACTCACTCAAGGGTTGA
- the nuoL gene encoding NADH-quinone oxidoreductase subunit L, with product MSATLSAPTLLAVPLAPLVGAVVAGLFGTKFGGNHIGRKVTHSLTILGVFVAFIISAMTLKSVVVDGARFNATIYEWMVVGGLKMEIGFLVDGLTAMMMCVVSFVSLMVHVYTIGYMEEDEGYNRFFAYISLFTFSMLMLVMSNNMLQLFFGWEAVGLVSYLLIGFWFNKPTAIFANMKAFLVNRVGDFGFILGIGLIAAYAGTLNYGEAFAKANTLAGITFPGTEWMLVTVICICLFIGAMGKSAQFPLHVWLPDSMEGPTPISALIHAATMVTAGIFMVARMSPLFELSDTALSFILVIGAITALFMGFLGIIQNDIKRVVAYSTLSQLGYMTVALGASAYSVAVFHLMTHAFFKALLFLGAGSVIIGMHHNQDIRWMGGVRKYMPITWITSLVGSLALIGTPFFAGFYSKDSIIEAVHESHLWGAQFAYYAVLAGVFVTAFYSFRMYFLVFHGKERYDQNPDAHHHDEHAEHDENHGHHGQKPHESPWVVWLPLVLLAIPSVVIGFMTIEPMLFGEFFKGAIAVDADKHHAMKELGEAFHGPVAMAIHGLTAPPFWLALAGVVLSFYMYMVNPALPAAIKRAFGPVYRLLDNKYYLDWFNENVLARATRAFGTGLWKGGDQALIDGALVNGSWKVVGRVSGAVRWLQSGYIYHYAFAMLLGIFILMTYFVWFKR from the coding sequence ATGAGCGCAACCCTTTCCGCACCCACCCTGCTGGCCGTGCCGCTGGCACCCCTGGTCGGCGCCGTCGTCGCCGGCCTGTTCGGCACCAAGTTCGGCGGCAACCATATCGGCCGCAAGGTCACGCACTCGCTGACCATCCTCGGTGTTTTCGTCGCTTTCATCATCTCGGCCATGACGCTGAAGAGCGTGGTGGTCGACGGCGCCCGCTTCAACGCCACCATCTACGAATGGATGGTGGTCGGCGGCCTCAAGATGGAGATCGGCTTCCTGGTCGACGGCCTCACGGCCATGATGATGTGCGTGGTGAGCTTCGTCTCGCTGATGGTGCACGTCTACACCATCGGCTACATGGAAGAAGACGAGGGCTACAACCGCTTCTTCGCGTACATATCGCTCTTCACCTTCTCGATGTTGATGCTCGTCATGAGCAACAACATGCTCCAGCTGTTCTTCGGCTGGGAGGCGGTGGGCCTGGTGTCGTACCTGCTGATCGGCTTCTGGTTCAACAAGCCGACCGCCATCTTCGCGAACATGAAGGCCTTCCTGGTCAACCGCGTGGGCGACTTCGGCTTCATTCTCGGCATCGGCCTGATCGCGGCCTACGCCGGTACGCTGAACTACGGCGAGGCTTTCGCCAAGGCCAACACGCTGGCTGGCATCACCTTCCCCGGCACCGAGTGGATGCTGGTGACCGTGATCTGCATCTGCCTGTTCATCGGCGCCATGGGCAAGAGCGCGCAGTTCCCGCTGCACGTGTGGCTGCCCGACTCGATGGAAGGCCCGACCCCCATCTCGGCACTGATCCACGCGGCAACCATGGTGACGGCGGGTATCTTCATGGTGGCGCGCATGTCGCCGCTGTTCGAACTCAGCGACACCGCCTTGAGCTTCATCCTAGTGATCGGTGCCATCACGGCGCTGTTCATGGGCTTCCTCGGCATCATCCAGAACGACATCAAGCGCGTGGTCGCGTACTCGACGCTCTCGCAGCTGGGCTACATGACGGTGGCGCTCGGCGCATCGGCCTATTCGGTCGCGGTGTTCCACCTGATGACGCACGCCTTCTTCAAGGCGCTGCTGTTCCTCGGCGCGGGCTCGGTGATCATCGGCATGCACCACAACCAGGACATCCGCTGGATGGGCGGCGTGCGCAAGTACATGCCGATCACCTGGATCACCTCGCTCGTGGGTTCGCTCGCGCTGATCGGCACGCCGTTCTTCGCCGGTTTCTACTCGAAGGACAGCATCATCGAAGCGGTGCACGAAAGCCACCTGTGGGGCGCGCAGTTCGCCTATTACGCAGTGCTGGCCGGCGTGTTCGTGACGGCGTTCTACTCGTTCCGCATGTACTTCCTGGTGTTCCACGGCAAGGAGCGCTACGACCAGAATCCCGACGCGCACCATCACGACGAGCATGCTGAGCACGACGAGAACCATGGCCATCACGGCCAGAAGCCGCACGAATCGCCCTGGGTGGTGTGGCTGCCGCTGGTTCTGCTGGCCATCCCGTCCGTGGTGATCGGCTTCATGACGATCGAGCCGATGCTCTTCGGCGAGTTCTTCAAGGGCGCCATCGCCGTCGACGCCGACAAGCACCATGCCATGAAGGAACTCGGAGAAGCCTTCCACGGCCCCGTGGCCATGGCGATCCACGGCCTGACGGCGCCGCCGTTCTGGCTGGCGCTGGCCGGCGTGGTGCTCTCGTTCTACATGTACATGGTCAATCCGGCGCTGCCGGCCGCGATCAAGCGCGCCTTCGGCCCGGTCTATCGCCTGCTGGACAACAAGTACTACCTCGACTGGTTCAACGAGAACGTCCTCGCCCGTGCCACGCGTGCCTTTGGCACCGGCCTGTGGAAGGGCGGCGACCAGGCGTTGATCGATGGTGCCCTGGTCAACGGTTCATGGAAGGTCGTCGGCCGCGTCTCGGGCGCGGTGCGCTGGCTCCAGTCGGGCTACATCTATCACTACGCCTTCGCGATGCTGCTCGGCATCTTCATCCTGATGACGTACTTCGTCTGGTTCAAACGCTGA
- a CDS encoding NADH-quinone oxidoreductase subunit M, whose protein sequence is MGLLSLAIWVPIAFGVALLAFGRDEHARGVRWVALVGAIVSFLVTVPLYTGFQNGTAAMQFVEKASWITRFNVSYHVGIDGLSLWLVLLTSFTTVVVVISAWEVITERVNQYMAAFLILSGFMIGVFAALDGILFYVFFEATLIPMYLIIGIWGGPNKIYAAFKFFIYTLLGSLLTLVALIYLYNKSGGSFDILSWHKLPLGSTAQTFLFFAFFAAFAVKVPMWPVHTWLPDVHVEAPTGGSAVLAAIMLKLGAYGFLRFSMPIAPDASHEWAWLMIGLSLIAVIYVGLVALVQEDMKKLVAYSSVAHMGFVTLGFFIFNELGVSGGIVQMIAHGFVSGAMFLGIGVLYDRVHSRQIADYGGVVNTMPKFAAFALLFAMANCGLPGTAGFVGEWMVILGAVKANFWLGMGAATALIFGAAYTLWMYKRVYLGPVGNDHVKELSDINAREFLMLSLLAIAVLWMGLYPKPFTAAMDASVTELLRHVAISKLPS, encoded by the coding sequence ATGGGTTTGTTGAGCCTTGCCATCTGGGTGCCGATCGCATTCGGTGTCGCGTTGCTGGCGTTCGGCCGTGACGAGCACGCCCGGGGCGTGCGCTGGGTCGCGCTGGTCGGCGCCATCGTCAGTTTCCTGGTGACCGTGCCGCTTTACACGGGCTTCCAGAACGGCACCGCCGCGATGCAGTTCGTCGAAAAGGCCAGCTGGATCACACGCTTCAATGTCAGCTACCACGTTGGCATCGACGGCCTGTCGCTCTGGCTGGTGCTGTTGACCTCGTTCACCACCGTGGTGGTCGTGATCTCGGCCTGGGAAGTGATCACCGAGCGCGTCAACCAGTACATGGCCGCGTTCCTGATTCTTTCGGGCTTCATGATCGGCGTGTTCGCCGCGCTCGACGGCATCCTGTTCTACGTGTTCTTCGAAGCCACGCTGATCCCGATGTATCTCATCATCGGCATCTGGGGCGGCCCGAACAAGATCTACGCGGCGTTCAAGTTCTTCATCTACACCTTGCTCGGCTCGCTGCTGACGCTGGTGGCGCTGATCTACCTGTACAACAAGTCGGGCGGCAGCTTCGACATCCTGAGCTGGCACAAGCTTCCGCTCGGTTCCACGGCGCAGACCTTCCTGTTCTTCGCGTTCTTTGCCGCCTTTGCGGTCAAGGTGCCGATGTGGCCGGTCCACACCTGGCTGCCCGACGTGCACGTCGAGGCGCCGACCGGTGGCTCGGCCGTGCTGGCCGCCATCATGCTGAAGCTCGGTGCCTACGGTTTCCTGCGCTTCTCGATGCCGATCGCGCCCGACGCCTCGCACGAATGGGCCTGGCTCATGATCGGGCTGTCGCTGATCGCGGTGATCTATGTCGGCCTGGTGGCGCTGGTGCAGGAAGACATGAAGAAGCTCGTGGCGTACTCGTCGGTCGCGCACATGGGCTTCGTCACGCTCGGCTTCTTCATCTTCAACGAGCTCGGCGTGTCCGGCGGCATCGTGCAGATGATTGCGCACGGCTTCGTGTCGGGCGCCATGTTCCTCGGCATCGGCGTGCTGTACGACCGCGTGCATTCGCGCCAGATCGCCGATTACGGCGGCGTGGTCAACACCATGCCCAAGTTCGCCGCGTTCGCGCTGCTGTTCGCCATGGCCAACTGCGGCCTGCCGGGCACCGCCGGTTTCGTGGGCGAATGGATGGTCATCCTGGGTGCGGTCAAGGCCAACTTCTGGCTCGGCATGGGTGCCGCGACCGCGCTGATCTTCGGCGCGGCCTACACACTCTGGATGTACAAGCGCGTGTACCTCGGCCCGGTCGGCAACGACCACGTCAAGGAACTCAGCGACATCAATGCCCGCGAGTTCCTGATGCTGTCGCTGCTGGCCATTGCCGTGCTGTGGATGGGCCTCTATCCGAAGCCGTTCACCGCTGCGATGGATGCTTCCGTGACGGAGCTCCTGCGCCATGTGGCGATTTCGAAGCTGCCCTCCTGA
- the nuoN gene encoding NADH-quinone oxidoreductase subunit NuoN produces the protein MIDKLSWVAIYPEVVLLVMACIIALVDLSSTSAQRTRTYILTLLTLAVVAVLTGIAANDGKTVYGFGGMVVSDPMGNWLKCFATVALMVTLVYGRPYAADREMLRGGEMFTISMFALLGMFVMISGSNFLLIYLGLELLTLSSYALVALRRDNAVASEAAMKYFVLGAMASGFLLYGLSMMYGATGSLDVNEVFKIIASGKVNHQVLVFGLVFIVAGLAFKVGAAPFHMWVPDVYQGAPTAVTLLIGAAPELAAFAIIIRLLVEGLLPLAIDWQQMLALLAIASLLVGNLAAIAQTNLKRMLAYSTIAQMGFMLLGLVAGVVNGNTYNAQFAYSASMFYIVTYVLTTLASFGIILLLAREGFESEEITDLAGLNQRSPLYAGVMAIAMFSLAGLPPLVGFYAKLAVLQALIASGQALYIGLAVFAVITSLIGAFYYLRVVKVMYFDAPVTASTVSAPRDVRTVLSINGLLILLLGIVPGGLMTLCANAIVATLAN, from the coding sequence ATGATTGACAAACTCAGCTGGGTCGCGATCTACCCCGAAGTCGTGCTGCTGGTCATGGCCTGCATCATTGCGCTGGTCGACCTGTCGAGCACCAGTGCGCAGCGCACGCGCACCTACATCCTGACGCTGCTCACGCTGGCCGTGGTGGCCGTCTTGACCGGCATCGCCGCCAACGACGGCAAGACGGTCTACGGCTTCGGCGGCATGGTCGTGAGCGACCCCATGGGCAACTGGCTCAAGTGCTTTGCCACGGTGGCCCTGATGGTCACGCTGGTCTATGGCCGGCCCTACGCGGCGGACCGAGAAATGCTGCGCGGCGGCGAAATGTTCACCATCAGCATGTTTGCGCTGCTGGGCATGTTCGTGATGATCTCGGGCAGCAACTTCCTCTTGATCTACCTGGGCCTCGAACTGCTCACGCTCTCGAGCTACGCGCTGGTGGCGCTGCGCCGCGACAACGCGGTGGCAAGCGAAGCGGCCATGAAGTACTTCGTGCTCGGCGCCATGGCCAGCGGCTTCCTGCTCTACGGCCTCTCCATGATGTACGGCGCGACCGGTTCGCTCGACGTCAACGAGGTGTTCAAGATCATCGCGAGCGGCAAGGTGAACCACCAGGTGCTGGTGTTCGGCCTGGTGTTCATCGTCGCGGGCCTGGCCTTCAAGGTGGGGGCTGCGCCTTTCCACATGTGGGTGCCCGACGTGTACCAGGGCGCCCCGACGGCCGTCACGCTGCTGATCGGCGCGGCGCCCGAGCTGGCCGCCTTCGCCATCATCATCCGCCTGCTGGTGGAAGGGCTGCTGCCGCTGGCCATCGACTGGCAGCAGATGCTGGCCCTGCTGGCCATCGCATCGCTGCTGGTGGGCAACCTCGCCGCCATCGCGCAGACCAACCTCAAGCGCATGCTGGCCTACTCGACCATTGCGCAGATGGGCTTCATGCTGCTCGGCCTGGTGGCGGGCGTGGTCAACGGCAACACCTACAACGCGCAGTTCGCGTACAGCGCCTCGATGTTCTACATCGTGACCTACGTGCTGACCACGCTGGCGAGCTTCGGCATCATCCTGCTGCTGGCGCGCGAGGGCTTCGAAAGCGAAGAGATCACCGACCTGGCAGGCCTGAACCAGCGCAGCCCGCTGTATGCCGGCGTGATGGCCATCGCGATGTTCTCGCTCGCGGGCCTGCCGCCGCTGGTCGGGTTCTATGCCAAGCTGGCGGTCCTGCAGGCGCTGATCGCGTCGGGCCAGGCGCTCTATATCGGCCTGGCCGTGTTTGCGGTGATCACGTCGCTGATCGGCGCCTTCTACTACCTGCGCGTGGTCAAGGTCATGTATTTCGACGCTCCCGTCACGGCCAGCACCGTGTCGGCGCCGCGCGACGTGCGCACCGTGCTCTCGATCAACGGCTTGCTGATTCTCTTGCTGGGCATCGTTCCCGGCGGCCTTATGACGCTGTGCGCCAACGCCATCGTGGCGACGCTGGCCAACTGA
- a CDS encoding DUF2818 family protein, protein MSQTASVWVVLVVALLAANLPFFNDRLFGAIPLQVHPKSLAIRLAELVVMYFVAGGVGLLFERRAGQIAPQGWEFYAVTGALFIVLAFPGFTWRYLMKHRH, encoded by the coding sequence GTGTCGCAAACCGCCTCGGTCTGGGTCGTGCTCGTGGTGGCGCTGCTGGCGGCCAACCTGCCGTTCTTCAACGACCGGCTGTTTGGCGCCATACCGCTGCAAGTCCATCCCAAGTCGCTGGCGATCCGCCTTGCCGAACTGGTGGTGATGTACTTCGTCGCTGGCGGCGTGGGACTGCTGTTCGAACGCAGGGCAGGGCAGATCGCCCCGCAGGGCTGGGAGTTCTACGCGGTGACCGGCGCGCTTTTCATCGTGCTGGCATTTCCAGGATTCACCTGGCGCTACCTCATGAAGCACAGGCACTGA
- a CDS encoding NUDIX domain-containing protein translates to MTSTSIAESHLKEERTASEVLVKGNFLQVCRDTVRLPDGHTATREYVIHPGAVVVVPLLDDGRVVLERQYRYPVGHVMTEFPAGKLDAGEDPFLCGQRELLEETGYTAREWAYAGAMHLAVAYSTEIIHIYFARGLSLGKRQLDHGEFLDVFTATPQEVAGWCRDGTITDAKSLTCALWLQNVLSGAWELDWQAPAAQGGAG, encoded by the coding sequence ATGACTTCCACCTCCATTGCCGAATCGCACCTGAAGGAAGAACGCACCGCCAGCGAGGTCCTGGTCAAGGGCAACTTCCTCCAGGTCTGCCGCGACACCGTGCGCCTGCCCGACGGCCACACCGCCACGCGCGAGTACGTGATCCATCCGGGCGCGGTGGTGGTGGTTCCGCTGCTCGACGACGGCCGCGTGGTGCTGGAGCGCCAGTACCGCTATCCGGTCGGGCACGTGATGACCGAGTTTCCGGCCGGCAAGCTCGACGCGGGCGAGGATCCGTTCCTTTGCGGCCAGCGCGAGCTGCTCGAGGAAACCGGCTACACCGCGCGCGAATGGGCATATGCCGGCGCCATGCACCTGGCGGTGGCTTATTCCACCGAGATCATCCACATCTACTTTGCGCGCGGCCTTTCGCTCGGCAAGCGCCAACTCGACCACGGCGAGTTTCTCGACGTTTTCACGGCCACGCCGCAGGAAGTGGCCGGCTGGTGCCGCGACGGCACGATCACCGACGCCAAGTCGCTCACTTGCGCGCTCTGGCTGCAGAACGTCCTTTCGGGCGCATGGGAACTCGATTGGCAGGCCCCCGCTGCGCAAGGCGGCGCGGGATAA